From a region of the Dictyostelium discoideum AX4 chromosome 2 chromosome, whole genome shotgun sequence genome:
- the capA-2 gene encoding cAMP-binding protein (alternatively spliced): MYNPPPPSGSQGGYPPQQQQRPPTGAPQQPGGYPTPPPPGAPGGYPPQQQPAGQYGAPPQQQPAGQYGAPQPAGQYGAPQPAGQYGAPQPAGQYGAPPPPPGGAGISLVKNQQISLTKEDPTLRKLTIGLGWDVNTTPTAPFDLDAVVFMLNAQGRVRTSQDFIFYNNKVSRDNSVSHQGDNLTGQGEGDDEVVLVNLQAVSPDVTRLVFAVTIHLADERRQNFTMVPRAFIRVANQETGRNICRYDLSQEGGPNTALIAGEVYRDPSNPNNWSFVAVGKGMQGALPGLLQIFGCQ, translated from the exons atgtataacccaccaccaccatctgGTTCAcaag GAGGCTatccaccacaacaacaacaaagaccACCAACTGGagcaccacaacaaccaggAGGTTATCCaactccaccaccaccaggAGCACCAGGAGGTTatccaccacaacaacaaccagcCGGTCAATATGGagcaccaccacaacaacaaccagcCGGTCAATACGGAGCACCACAACCAGCAGGACAATATGGTGCACCACAACCAGCAGGACAATATGGTGCACCACAACCAGCAGGACAATATGGcgcaccaccaccaccaccaggAGGTGCAGGTATTTCATTAGTAAAGAATCAACAAATTTCATTAACTAAAGAAGATCCAACTCTTAGAAAATTAACAATTGGTTTAGGTTGGGATGTAAACACCACACCAACTGCACCATTCGATTTGGATGCAGTTGTTTTCATGTTGAATGCACAAGGTAGAGTTAGAACCTCACAAGATTTCATTTTCTACAATAACAAGGTATCAAGAGATAACTCTGTTTCTCATCAAGGTGATAATTTAACAGGTCAAGGTGAaggtgatgatgaagttgTCCTCGTAAACTTACAAGCAGTTTCACCAGACGTCACTCGTTTGGTTTTCGCTGTCACCATTCATTTAGCCGATGAAAGAAGACAAAACTTTACAATGGTACCAAGAGCTTTCATTCGTGTTGCCAATCAAGAAACTGGTAGAAATATCTGTCGTTACGATCTCTCTCAAGAAGGTGGTCCAAACACTGCCCTCATTGCTGGTGAAGTTTATCGTGATCCATCAAATCCAAACAATTGGTCTTTTGTTGCTGTTGGTAAAGGTATGCAAGGCGCTCTTCCAGGTTTACTCCAAATCTTTGGTTgtcaataa
- the iptC-2 gene encoding hypothetical protein → MKRFFGSGGIKMKDKVIIIAGGTGIGKSDLSLKLAKQINGEIIGADSVQIYKHLTIASNKVTDTNGIPHHLIDMLDLDDNNFCLFDYYRLAKNTIKDVLSRGRVPIVVGGCGFYLDTILKGSRVDLTNDKERDEIKLYYNKIKQEDNWDYYYDLLKKYDIESANMILKNDFIRLSKSLYFNTVKGVKFSTQKDDYQDSIANEYDFRTFYLSGDRSKMHITLNNRCESMFKMGILEEVYDLLKRDKDLHFKNSKSSESIGYRQIMDLLLKPVVRNIDDTSINMNQSLNAIDESDVISTILNFQTANRNYYRKQYSWFKKEKYFEWLNPIDNEITNQYIIKSLELPFDEWQNNRNLKKEEEIRTCSPKDTKLISLYKPSKQLVSSILLNSNKLRNSLIKSNPELFENDNNNNKYK, encoded by the exons atgaAAAGATTCtttggtagtggtggtattaAAATGAAAGATAAAGTTATAATTATAGCAGGTGGTACAGGTATTGGTAAATCagatttatcattaaaattagcaaaacaaattaatggTGAAATTATTGGTGCAGATTCAGTACAAATTTATAAACATTTAACTATTGCAAGTAATAAAGTTACAGATACAAATGGTATACCAcatcatttaattgatatgCTTGAtttagatgataataatttctgTTTATTCGATTATTATAGATTGGCTAAAAATACAATCAAAGATGTTTTATCACGTGGTAGAGTACCAATTGTAGTTGGTGGTTGTGGATTTTATTTAGATACAATATTAAAAGGTTCAAGAGTAGATTTAACAAATGATAAAGAAAGAGATGAAATTAaactttattataataaaattaaacaagaaGATAATTGGGATTATTA ttatgatttattaaaaaagtatgATATTGAATCAGCAAAtatgattttaaagaatgaTTTTATTAGGTTATCAAAaagtttatattttaatacaGTAAAAGGTGTAAAATTTTCAACACAAAAGGATGATTATCAAGATTCAATAGCAAATGAATATGATTTTCgtacattttatttatcagGTGATAGATCGAAAATGCATATAACTTTAAATAATCGTTGTGAATCAATGTTTAAAATGGGTATATTGGAGGAGGTTTATGACCTATTGAAAAGAGATAAAGatttacattttaaaaattcaaaatcttcAGAATCAATTGGATATAGACAAATTatggatttattattaaaacctgTCGTTAGAAATATTGATGATACATCAATTAATATgaatcaatcattaaatgCAATTGATGAATCTGATGtaatttcaacaattttaaattttcaaactGCAAATAGGAATTATTATAGAAAACAATATTCttggtttaaaaaagaaaaatattttgaatggttaaatccaattgataatgaaattactAATCAATA tataataaaatcattagaaTTACCATTTGATGAATGgcaaaataatagaaatttaaaaaaagaagaagaaattagGACTTGTTCACCAAAAGatacaaaattaatatcattatatAAACCAAGTAAACAATTAGTTAGTtctattcttttaaattcaaataaactTAGAAactctttaattaaatcaaatccagaattatttgaaaatgataataataataataaatataaataa
- the rnrB-2 gene encoding ribonucleoside-diphosphate reductase, with the protein MEEINKKDTFIEPILKENKDRFVLFPIKYPDIWRMYKKALASHWVAEEIDLGNDNVDWEYKLTDNERHFISHVLAFFAASDGIVNENLATRFMSEVQIPEARCFYGFQIAIENIHSETYSLLIETYIKDKQTKDKLFNAIETIPCIKKKAEWALRWINDSDSFAERLVAFAAVEGIFFSGSFCSIFWLKKRGLMQGLTFSNELISRDEGLHCDFACLLYTKLQRKLDPKVIEKMIRDAVECEKEFICESLPVDLIGMNSRSMSQYIEFCADRLVVSLGYKKIFNSSNPFEWMEMISLQRKSNFFEGKVAEYAKTGVAIQGNNQQKNNQSRTLVLDEDF; encoded by the exons atggaagaaattaataaaaaagatacaTTCATTGAACCAATTCtcaaagaaaataaagatagaTTTGTATTATTTCCAATAAAATACCCAGATATCTGGAGAATGTATAAAAAAGCCCTTGCAAGTCATTGGGTAGCTGAAGAAATTGATCTTG gtAATGATAATGTTGATTGGGAATATAAATTAACAGATAATGAACGTCATTTCATCTCACATGTTTTGGCATTTTTTGCTGCATCTGATGGTATTGTAAATGAAAACCTTGCAACTAGATTTATGTCTGAAGTACAAATTCCAGAAGCAAGATGTTTCTATGGTTTTCAAAttgcaattgaaaatatacaTTCTGAAACTTATAg tcttttaattgaaactTATATTAAAGATAAGCAAACtaaagataaattatttaatgcaATTGAAACAATTCCATGTATTAAAAAGAAGGCAGAATGGGCATTAAGATGGATAAATGATTCAGATTCATTTGCAGAACGTTTGGTTGCATTTGCAGCAGTTGAGGGTATATTTTTCAGTGGAAGTTTTTGTTCAATATTTTGGTTGAAAAAGAGAGGTTTAATGCAAGGtttaacattttcaaatgaattaatttcacGTGACGAAGGTTTACATTGTGATTTCGCATGTCTTCTCTACACAAAGTTACAAAGAAAGTTGGATCCAAAAGTCATTGAGAAAATGATAAGAGATGCTGTCGAATGTGAAAAGGAATTCATTTGCGAATCATTACCAGTGGATTTAATTGGTATGAACTCGCGTTCAATGTCTCAATACATTGAGTTTTGTGCTGATCGTTTAGTGGTTTCTTTAGGTTACAAAAAGATTTTCAACTCTTCAAATCCTTTCGAATGGATGGAAATGATTTCTTTACAAAGAAAATCAAACTTTTTCGAAGGCAAAGTTGCAGAATACGCTAAAACTGGTGTTGCAATTCAAGgaaataatcaacaaaaaaataatcaatcaagAACTTTAGTTTTAGATgaagatttttaa
- a CDS encoding DUF1794 family protein yields MSNISKVSYLLGKFKGSGKGEYPTITPFTYTEEIEFSNNGKPFIFYQQKTWNVNGQPLHSESGYMRFPPNGKVELVISEPTGINEIYDGEITGENNEILTFKLTNIQRTPTAKPPHTTNVIRKFTFDQSANTLSYTMDMATTTTTDLTHHLSATLQKQL; encoded by the exons ATGAgtaatatttcaaaagtaTCATATCTTTTAGGCAAATTTAAAGGTTCTGGTAAGGGTGAATATCCAACCATTACACCATTCACATATACAGAAGAGATTGAATTCTCAAACAATGGTAaaccatttattttttatca ACAAAAAACATGGAATGTAAATGGTCAACCTTTACACTCAGAGAGTGGATATATGAGATTTCCACCAAATGGAAAGGTTGAATTGGTAATTTCAGAACCAACTGGTATCAATGAGATATATGATGGAGAAATTACaggtgaaaataatgaaatccttacatttaaattaacaaatattCAAAGAACACCAACTGCTAAACCACCACATACTACAAATGTTATTAGAAAATTTACATTTGATCAAAGTGCCAACACTCTTTCATATACAATGGATATGGCCACTACAACAACCACTGATTTAACTCATCATTTAAGTGCAACtttacaaaaacaattataa
- the fslJ-2 gene encoding G-protein-coupled receptor family protein (Similar to GPCR) — MVSNKNLLPIIYIFFIILYFGDVAKSQYFPLDKGATCQKYRGDSPGIQLCDGFLSNPNSIYINSTSSQEAIQAQGNLVRQYINFYKSFESCKNPRTFALLCAFLFPECEKYTDPVSKVTYAYPILPCYNNCLNMTTSCQISTSRLSCATKYTFENISYSVFPKNTTTYQIDSLSYTNTCENTDLIANSQNTSIQQCFEPLVYHVSTDEIHDKSIGYIFPSTNTTCVVGCPAPLYYANQWRNIYRLSDVLSILSCILTLFLVITLGIINPKVSRFDKINVMLLSSIFLQAFSGALMTFNGTENTLCPEDGRFASYIDRMCVATGFLLHGSSLLVVQWWCVLSFEVWFTIFQVGKKQKDRFIYYLVASLIIAWIPPIVSISKNEYSGGPANPFCWLTTFNYRRFAFWLPMGIFLCLGGVFLILLMREIYVIVSGNVQSTKESRFKVLKMEAKPIISLIMYFSCLLYLFIYDQWINNHMHVYTDSIPSYALCLLTSTSTNDCLLKAPDITGLGYFIYSIRVFGVYAFIIYGISKKTLQIWKYNYFVVFIGQKIEQFTNATTTAKSSNSNNSSTTNNISVKASSNMEYETRQENENGDSQSVELDSNSDAL; from the exons ATGGtctcaaataaaaatcttttaccaattatctatattttttttattattttatatttcgGTGACGTTGCTAAATCTCAATACTTTCCACTAGATAAAGGTGCCACATGTCAAAAATATAGGGGTGATAGTCCAGGGATCCAGTTATGTGATGGCTTTTTATCAAATCCAA atagtaTTTATATAAACTCAACATCAAGTCAAGAAGCTATTCAAGCACAAGGTAATTTAGTTCGtcaatatattaatttctaTAAATCATTCGAATCTTGTAAAAATCCTCGTACTTTTGCTTTACTGTGTGCTTTT ctTTTTCCAGAATGTGAAAAATATACAGATCCAGTTTCAAAAGTAACCTATGCATATCCAATTTTACCTTGTTATAACAATTGTTTAAATATGACAACATCATGTCAAATTTCAACATCTAGGTTAAGTTGCGCAACTAAATatacatttgaaaatatttcttATTCAgtatttccaaaaaatacAACCACCTATCAAATTGATAGTTTAAGCTATACAAATACATGTGAAAACACAGATCTTATTGCAAATTCTCAAAATACATCAATTCAACAATGTTTTGAACCTTTAGTTTATCATGTTTCAACTGATGAAATTCATGATAAATCAATAGGTTATATATTCCCATCTACAAATACAACTTGTGTAGTGGGATGTCCTGCACCATT ATATTATGCAAATCAATGGAGGAATATATATAGATTATCAGatgtattatcaattttatcatgtatattaacattatttttagtaattACATTGGGAATTATTAACCCAAAAGTTTCAAGATTCGATAAAATCAATGTTATGTTGTTATCCAGTATTTTCCTTCAAGCATTTTCTGGTGCATTAATGACCTTTAATGGGACTGAAAATACATTATGTCCAGAAGATGGACGTTTTGCTTCATATATAGATAGGATGTGTGTTGCAACag gATTTCTTTTACATGGATCATCACTTTTAGTAGTTCAATGGTGGTGTGTACTCTCTTTTGAAGTATGGTTTACAATTTTCCaag ttggaaaaaaacaaaaagatagatttatttattatttagtaGCATCATTAATTATAGCATGGATACCACCAATTGTGTCAATATCAAAGAATGAATATTCAGGTGGACCAGCAAATCCATTTTGTTGGTTAACAACTTTTAACTATAGAAGGTTTGCATTTTGGTTGCCAATGGGTATATTTTTATGTTTAGGTggtgtatttttaattcttttaatgagAGAAATTTATGTT attgtaTCTGGTAATGTCCAATCAACAAAAGAATCTAGATTTAAAGTATTGAAAATGGAAGCAAAACCAATTATTAGTTTAATTATGTATTTTTCTTgtcttttatatttatttatttatgatCAATGGATTAATAATCATATGCACGTTTATACCGATTCCATACCATCTTATGCACTATGTCTTTTAACAAGTACTTCCACCAATGATTGTCTATTAAAGGCCCCAGATATTACTGGATTaggttattttatttacagtATTAGAGTTTTTGGTGTTTATGCATTTATCATTTATGGTATTTCCAAGAAAACCCTTCAAATTTGGAAATATAACTATTTCGTTGTATTCATTGGACAAAAGATTGAACAATTCACAAATGCAACAACAACTGCAAAATCTTCAAATTCTAATAACTCTTCaactacaaataatatttcagtAAAAGCTTCCTCAAATATGGAATATGAAACTAGACaggaaaatgaaaatggagACAGTCAATCTGTTGAATTAGATTCAAATTCTGATGCTCTATAA
- the tkt-2 gene encoding hypothetical protein, whose amino-acid sequence MSNIDFKALERAANETRGLSMDAVAKAASGHLGLPLGSAEIGAALFGNSLIYNPKDTRWLNRDYFVLSAGHGSMFLYSWLHLSGYDVSIEDIKNFRQLNSKTPGHPKFHDTPGVEATTGPLGQGIANAVGIASACKMAAGKFNTEQHQIFNQKVVVLVGDGCLQEGISQEAISFAGHHRLDNLIVFYDSNDVTLDAMAIETQSEDAVKRFESVGFEVQLVLEGNNIGSLINAYQNAKHSKSGKPQIIICKTTIAKGIPEVAGTNKGHGEAGVKFIDSARKNLGLPEEKFFVSGETRQYFEQHEKQLEKLYQEWQATFAEWKSANPKLAQLLESAHEKHEAIDIMKQIPEFPTTPIIATRKAGSDVLQPISQYLPLSVSGSADLHGSTLNYIKEGRDFTPACPTGRNIKFGIREHAMGAMMNGIAYHGLFKVSGATFLVFSDYLRPAIRLAALSHLPVVYIFTHDSVGVGEDGPTHQPVETVSGLRMIPNLDVIRPADPEETAAAFSLAYARADGPTLLSLTRQNLPFLPGTAQKKREGTLRGGYIVVSETAPLRMILIATGSEVQHCVEAAKLLGDDIRVVSMPCTELFDRQSNEYKQSVLPSGCRNRIAMEAGVTSFWYKYVGLDGKVIGIDRFGMSAPGNAVMKQLGMTSENLVNISKQ is encoded by the exons atgtcAAACATTGATTTTAAAGCATTAGAAAGAGCAGCAAATGAAACTAGAGGTTTAAGCATGGATGCAGTTGCCAAAGCTGCCTCTGGTCATTTAGGTTTACCACTTGGTTCTGCTGAAATTGGTGCTGCattatttggtaattcaTTGATCTATAACCCAAAAGat acaAGATGGTTAAATAGAGATTATTTTGTATTAAGTGCAGGTCATGGTTCAATGTTTTTATATAGTTGGTTACATTTATCAGGATATGATGTTTCAAttgaagatattaaaaatttcagacaattaaattcaaagaCACCAGGTCATCCAAAATTTCATGACACACCAGGCGTTGAAGCTACCACTGGTCCATTAGGTCAAGGTATTGCAAATGCCGTTGGTATTGCATCAGCATGTAAAATGGCAGCAGGTAAATTCAATACTGAACAACATCAAATCTTTAATCAAAAGGTAGTAGTTTTAGTTGGTGATGGTTGTTTACAAGAAGGTATTTCACAAGAGGCCATTTCATTCGCTGGTCATCATCGTTTAGATAACTTGATCGTATTCTACGATTCAAACGATGTCACATTGGATGCTATGGCAATTGAAACCCAATCAGAGGATGCCGTAAAGAGATTCGAAAGTGTTGGATTCGAAGTACAATTAGTATTAGAAGGTAACAACATTGGCTCATTAATCAACGCCTATCAAAATGCTAAACACTCCAAATCCGGTAAACCACAAATCATCATTTGTAAGACTACAATCGCCAAGGGTATCCCAGAGGTTGCTGGTACCAATAAAGGTCATGGTGAAGCTGGTGTTAAATTTATCGATTCCGCTCGTAAGAATCTCGGTCTCCCAGAAGAGAAATTCTTTGTCAGCGGTGAAACCAGACAATACTTTGAACAACAtgaaaaacaattagaaaAGCTCTACCAAGAATGGCAAGCAACCTTTGCCGAATGGAAATCTGCCAATCCAAAGCTTGCCCAACTCTTGGAAAGTGCTCATGAAAAACACGAAGCTATCGATATCATGAAACAAATCCCAGAGTTCCCAACCACACCAATCATTGCCACTCGTAAGGCTGGTAGCGACGTTTTACAACCAATCTCTCAATACCTCCCATTATCAGTCAGTGGTAGTGCCGATTTACATGGCTCCACCTTGAATTACATCAAAGAGGGTAGAGATTTCACACCAGCTTGTCCAACTGGTCGTAATATTAAGTTTGGTATTCGTGAACATGCTATGGGTGCCATGATGAATGGTATCGCCTACCATGGTCTTTTCAAAGTTTCAGGTGCCACCTTTTTGGTATTCTCAGACTATCTTCGTCCAGCCATCCGTTTGGCTGCTCTCTCACATTTACCAGTAGTTTACATTTTCACTCATGACtctgttggtgttggtgaagATGGTCCAACTCATCAACCAGTTGAAACCGTTTCAGGTCTTCGTATGATTCCAAACTTGGATGTCATTCGTCCAGCCGATCCAGAAGAAACAGCTGCTGCTTTCTCTTTGGCTTATGCTCGTGCCGATGGTCCAACCCTTTTATCATTAACTCGTCAAAATCTTCCATTCCTCCCAGGTACCGCTCAAAAGAAGAGAGAAGGTACTCTCAGAGGTGGTTACATTGTCGTTAGTGAAACCGCTCCATTAAGAATGATCTTAATTGCCACTGGTTCAGAAGTTCAACATTGTGTTGAAGCCGCTAAATTATTAGGTGATGATATTCGTGTCGTCTCTATGCCATGCACTGAACTTTTCGATCGTCAATCAAATGAATACAAACAATCCGTACTTCCAAGTGGTTGTAGAAATCGTATCGCTATGGAAGCTGGTGTCACTTCATTCTGGTATAAATATGTTGGTCTTGATGGTAAAGTCATTGGTATTGATAGATTTGGTATGTCTGCACCAGGTAATGCCGTTATGAAACAATTAGGTATGACTTCTGAAAATTTAGTAAACAtttcaaaacaataa
- the ksrA-2 gene encoding 3-dehydrosphinganine reductase (Similar to SDR), with translation MIIYILFSLLAAVIVHLVYKKQTGFKLKGKHIVVVGGSSGIGKELVYELLKENIASISVISRSLDKLRSVVDDCPSEVCTKSTPLNVGSLKSKIEIYSCDITNKIKVKETIAQIVSKNQGGKIDCLINCAGFAIPGYFIEQDEEIFEKTMQLDYFGSLYATKEVVPLMIENGGQGGHIVFVSSTCGLVGVPGYSTYCPSKFALRGLAETLRSELKPYKITFSVVYPPDTDTPGYQQENLTKPEETVAISGGGKAVSPLEVAKSIVSGIKNGDYHIAYDVPTKLCAVLSPGLTPFYFSFFDILLAPICRLVGIIAMNQNDAEVLKSWKKRNQLKK, from the exons atgattatttatattttattttcattattagcAGCAGTTATTGTCCATTTGGTGTATAAGAAACAAACAGGGTTCAAATTAAAGGGTAAacatattgttgttgttggtggatCAAGTGGAATTGGTAAAGAATTAGtttatgaattattaaaagaaaatattgcTAGTATTTCAGTTATTTCAAGAAGTTTAGATAAATTAAGATCAGTTGTTGATGATTGTCCATCTGAAGTATGTACAAAATCCACACCTTTAAATGTTGga tcattaaaatcaaaaattgaaatttattcatgtgatattacaaataaaattaaagttaaaGAAACCATTGCACAAATTGTATCAAAGAATCAAGGTGGTAAAATTGATTGTTTAATAAATTGTGCAGGATTTGCGATTCCAGGATATTTCATTGAACAAGATGAAGAAATCTTTGAAAAGACAATGCAATTAGATTATTTCGGATCATTATATGCAACCAAAGAAGTTGTACCATTAATGATTGAAAATGGTGGTCAAGGTGGTCACATTGTATTCGTATCGTCAACATGTGGTTTAGTGGGTGTACCAGGTTATTCAACTTATTGCCCATCGAAATTCGCATTGAGGGGATTAGCTGAAACATTAAGATCAGAATTGAAACCATATAAAATTACATTCTCTGTTGTTTATCCACCAGATACCGATACACCAGGATATCAACAAGAGAATCTCACAAAACCAGAAGAAACCGTTGCAATCAGTGGTGGAGGTAAAGCAGTATCACCATTGGAAGTTGCTAAATCAATCGTTAGTGGTATTAAAAATGGCGATTATCATATCGCCTACGATGTTCCAACTAAACTTTGTGCTGTATTATCACCAGGTCTCACCCCATTCTATTTCTCTTTCTTTGATATCCTTTTAGCTCCAATTTGTCGTTTAGTTGGTATAATTGCAATGAATCAAAATGATGCAgaagttttaaaatcttggaaaaaaagaaatcaattaaaaaaataa
- the capA-2 gene encoding cAMP-binding protein (alternatively spliced), whose protein sequence is MYNPPPPSGSQGNNNYYRQPSSTPGVSNPNPQANQFLPPQPSNTTQTPGGYPPQQQQRPPTGAPQQPGGYPTPPPPGAPGGYPPQQQPAGQYGAPPQQQPAGQYGAPQPAGQYGAPQPAGQYGAPQPAGQYGAPPPPPGGAGISLVKNQQISLTKEDPTLRKLTIGLGWDVNTTPTAPFDLDAVVFMLNAQGRVRTSQDFIFYNNKVSRDNSVSHQGDNLTGQGEGDDEVVLVNLQAVSPDVTRLVFAVTIHLADERRQNFTMVPRAFIRVANQETGRNICRYDLSQEGGPNTALIAGEVYRDPSNPNNWSFVAVGKGMQGALPGLLQIFGCQ, encoded by the coding sequence atgtataacccaccaccaccatctgGTTCAcaaggtaataataattattatagaCAACCATCATCCACACCGGGTGTATCAAACCCAAACCCACAAGCTAATCAATTtttaccaccacaaccatcTAATACTACACAAACACCAGGAGGCTatccaccacaacaacaacaaagaccACCAACTGGagcaccacaacaaccaggAGGTTATCCaactccaccaccaccaggAGCACCAGGAGGTTatccaccacaacaacaaccagcCGGTCAATATGGagcaccaccacaacaacaaccagcCGGTCAATACGGAGCACCACAACCAGCAGGACAATATGGTGCACCACAACCAGCAGGACAATATGGTGCACCACAACCAGCAGGACAATATGGcgcaccaccaccaccaccaggAGGTGCAGGTATTTCATTAGTAAAGAATCAACAAATTTCATTAACTAAAGAAGATCCAACTCTTAGAAAATTAACAATTGGTTTAGGTTGGGATGTAAACACCACACCAACTGCACCATTCGATTTGGATGCAGTTGTTTTCATGTTGAATGCACAAGGTAGAGTTAGAACCTCACAAGATTTCATTTTCTACAATAACAAGGTATCAAGAGATAACTCTGTTTCTCATCAAGGTGATAATTTAACAGGTCAAGGTGAaggtgatgatgaagttgTCCTCGTAAACTTACAAGCAGTTTCACCAGACGTCACTCGTTTGGTTTTCGCTGTCACCATTCATTTAGCCGATGAAAGAAGACAAAACTTTACAATGGTACCAAGAGCTTTCATTCGTGTTGCCAATCAAGAAACTGGTAGAAATATCTGTCGTTACGATCTCTCTCAAGAAGGTGGTCCAAACACTGCCCTCATTGCTGGTGAAGTTTATCGTGATCCATCAAATCCAAACAATTGGTCTTTTGTTGCTGTTGGTAAAGGTATGCAAGGCGCTCTTCCAGGTTTACTCCAAATCTTTGGTTgtcaataa